A stretch of Gemmatimonas aurantiaca T-27 DNA encodes these proteins:
- a CDS encoding toxin glutamine deamidase domain-containing protein, whose product MLAVLRGAPYARALLFLLMARPVVAQTDARACDEARRAERTQHADNLAAINKRVVDVNNQYNKDHRACSVGRPSSSQAQSCRRAAMDKRETAIQPVHDARSDEMARHTKANIDIVRGACTSRPVSRPPAETDRGTPTPPAETEPPILATDESARVFKLGAEMNVIADELHTTTAGNPGAEFVGGLADWAGETLQFLSQRPGVPLQQMAQSLADYLTNDNTDNHRQLRAAAEQALKEFKANPSRFIGKNLPNVLPAGGLNRAGALRQINAVEKAAERVRRVATARRQVKGSIERTLRQNRSYGSGTPPQPCFATNACFPGAMAEADLFKAAGGVADDMPGGVRGVYPDTRPGGFGDDMAHTPEQIFARLEPRGNGFAPRRTGSYTPEQLDEIWRGQPVQMGSMNDINRLLEREGIGSQGLVFVEYRPGTVPGMTDVRGHVFNAQNRNGTIRYVDHTEPGRVVAVNPAQLNRVFFFPM is encoded by the coding sequence ATGCTCGCGGTCCTGCGCGGTGCACCCTACGCACGCGCCCTGCTGTTTCTGCTGATGGCTCGCCCAGTGGTGGCGCAGACTGATGCGCGCGCCTGCGATGAAGCCCGCCGCGCCGAACGCACACAACACGCTGACAACCTCGCGGCAATCAACAAGCGTGTCGTGGATGTGAACAATCAGTACAACAAGGACCACCGCGCCTGCTCGGTGGGGCGACCATCGTCATCGCAGGCACAGTCCTGCCGACGGGCGGCGATGGACAAGCGGGAAACGGCCATCCAGCCCGTCCACGATGCGCGCAGTGACGAGATGGCGCGTCACACCAAGGCCAACATCGATATCGTTCGTGGGGCGTGCACATCGCGCCCCGTATCGCGTCCTCCAGCAGAAACGGATCGCGGCACGCCCACGCCACCGGCCGAAACCGAACCACCCATTCTGGCCACCGATGAAAGTGCGCGGGTGTTCAAGCTGGGCGCCGAGATGAATGTCATCGCCGATGAACTCCACACCACCACAGCCGGCAATCCGGGCGCGGAGTTTGTGGGAGGTCTCGCCGACTGGGCCGGAGAGACACTGCAGTTTCTGTCGCAGCGCCCCGGCGTGCCACTGCAGCAGATGGCACAGTCACTGGCCGACTATCTCACCAACGACAACACCGACAATCATCGGCAGTTGCGCGCGGCGGCCGAGCAGGCGCTCAAGGAGTTCAAGGCCAATCCGTCACGGTTCATCGGCAAGAACCTGCCCAATGTGCTGCCCGCCGGTGGTCTCAATCGCGCCGGTGCGCTGCGGCAGATCAATGCGGTGGAGAAAGCGGCAGAACGTGTGCGTCGTGTGGCCACCGCGCGCCGTCAGGTGAAGGGCTCCATCGAGCGCACGTTGCGGCAGAATCGGAGCTATGGCAGCGGCACGCCGCCGCAGCCGTGTTTTGCCACCAATGCCTGTTTCCCGGGCGCGATGGCCGAAGCCGATCTGTTCAAGGCCGCCGGTGGTGTGGCCGATGACATGCCCGGTGGTGTGCGCGGTGTGTATCCCGACACACGACCCGGCGGATTTGGCGACGATATGGCGCACACCCCCGAGCAGATCTTTGCCCGGCTCGAGCCGCGCGGCAACGGGTTTGCCCCGCGCCGCACGGGGAGCTACACGCCCGAACAACTCGATGAGATCTGGCGTGGACAGCCCGTGCAGATGGGATCGATGAATGACATCAACCGATTGCTCGAGCGCGAGGGAATCGGATCCCAGGGGCTGGTGTTCGTGGAATACCGACCTGGGACGGTGCCGGGCATGACCGACGTGCGGGGACACGTGTTCAATGCCCAGAACCGTAACGGCACCATCCGCTATGTGGATCACACCGAGCCGGGACGTGTGGTGGCGGTGAATCCGGCGCAACTCAATCGGGTGTTTTTCTTCCCGATGTGA